A region of uncultured Carboxylicivirga sp. DNA encodes the following proteins:
- a CDS encoding GH3 auxin-responsive promoter family protein, which produces MPILNSIISLVNTRRLSQIDDFKSNPGQIQDEQLHRLIKSAKHTFIGKLHDFESIKNYETFAERIPVSDYEGLKPYVERMQKGEKNLLWPGEIKWFAKSSGTTSTKSKFIPVSKESLEDCHFRGGKDVLALYIENRPESDMFSGKCLTLGGSHQINNFSNDSYYGDLSAILIENLPFWTHFMRTPEQSIALMDEWEAKLEKITETTLVENVTSLAGVPSWFLVLIKHLLNKSGKTNLLEIWPNLELFIHGGINFTPYRNQYKELIPSDKMNYLETYNASEGFFAIQDDLKTHSMLLMLDYGIFYEFVPLSELGKSHPKALTIEQVEIGKDYALVISTNGGIWRYLIGDTIRFESTFPHRIVITGRTKHFINAFGEELMIENAEKALDEACKNTGAVIKEYTAAPVFMGKESKGAHQWLIEFEKAPGDIESFKQLLDETLKKVNSDYEAKRYKNMTLEMPHVEIAREHLFMDWLKSKNKLGGQNKVPRLANNREYIEELLKLNTK; this is translated from the coding sequence ATGCCAATACTCAATTCCATCATATCCCTGGTTAATACGCGAAGACTTTCGCAAATAGATGATTTCAAGTCTAATCCGGGGCAAATACAAGATGAACAACTTCATCGTCTGATAAAATCTGCCAAACACACCTTCATTGGTAAACTGCATGACTTTGAAAGCATAAAAAATTACGAAACATTTGCCGAGAGAATTCCTGTTTCAGATTATGAAGGATTAAAACCCTATGTTGAGAGAATGCAAAAAGGTGAAAAAAACCTTTTATGGCCTGGCGAAATAAAATGGTTTGCCAAATCGTCAGGAACCACCTCAACCAAAAGTAAATTTATTCCTGTTTCGAAAGAATCACTGGAAGATTGTCATTTCAGGGGAGGAAAAGATGTGTTGGCTTTGTACATTGAGAATAGACCTGAATCGGATATGTTCAGTGGTAAATGCCTGACATTAGGCGGTAGCCATCAGATAAATAATTTTAGCAACGATAGCTATTATGGTGATTTATCAGCCATATTGATTGAGAACCTTCCCTTCTGGACACATTTTATGCGTACACCTGAGCAATCCATTGCTCTGATGGATGAATGGGAAGCCAAACTCGAAAAAATTACAGAGACAACACTGGTTGAAAATGTAACATCGCTGGCAGGTGTTCCCAGCTGGTTTCTTGTATTGATAAAGCATCTATTAAACAAAAGCGGTAAAACCAACCTTTTGGAGATATGGCCCAACCTGGAGCTGTTTATTCATGGCGGAATTAATTTCACTCCATACCGCAATCAATACAAAGAGTTAATCCCTTCAGACAAGATGAATTACCTCGAAACCTATAATGCATCGGAAGGATTTTTTGCCATTCAGGATGATTTAAAGACTCACTCCATGCTATTGATGCTGGACTATGGTATTTTCTACGAATTTGTACCCTTATCGGAGTTGGGAAAATCTCATCCTAAAGCACTTACCATCGAACAGGTGGAAATAGGAAAAGATTATGCTTTAGTTATTTCAACCAACGGAGGAATCTGGCGTTATTTAATTGGTGATACCATTCGATTTGAATCTACTTTCCCCCATCGTATTGTTATTACAGGAAGAACCAAGCATTTTATCAATGCTTTTGGGGAAGAGTTAATGATTGAAAATGCCGAAAAAGCCCTGGATGAAGCCTGTAAAAATACAGGTGCAGTAATTAAAGAATACACCGCTGCTCCAGTTTTTATGGGTAAGGAATCAAAAGGTGCTCATCAATGGTTGATTGAATTTGAAAAGGCACCTGGAGACATTGAATCATTTAAACAATTGCTGGACGAAACGTTGAAAAAAGTAAACAGCGATTACGAAGCCAAACGCTATAAGAACATGACCCTAGAAATGCCTCATGTTGAAATAGCACGTGAGCATCTGTTTATGGATTGGCTCAAAAGCAAAAATAAATTAGGTGGACAGAATAAAGTGCCACGGCTTGCAAATAATCGCGAGTATATTGAAGAATTATTGAAGTTAAATACCAAATAA
- a CDS encoding DnaJ domain-containing protein has protein sequence MNDYYQILGVPRNASMEQIKKAYRTKAKRYHPDINKSPDAHEKFILINEAFEYFDQLHNHKKSKQYKAAQATAMEEFWQAWHDLERQKARERAREHARMKYEAYLKSDVYRTTEAVNSIVDFIGAAFLMLFIFGIPVFAYLQDALWIGLIIILPSFPLWIKFLVSTFNKEFVLSLIGWHASTIRSKIFRLMIFTLINGIVFFNTVLNTVVTWQTLLIVYTSTFIIAYLASIKILSRYYRYLIRLVLAPGLVGLIFFVNSLQTKSLHTESYWYTFAHNINSKIFFTIKLDDHRYDNYTGIRLYFDADRFIRNSCVTYTFSKGLLGLDRVIEIETSNRMPEI, from the coding sequence ATGAACGACTACTATCAAATACTTGGAGTACCCCGCAATGCTTCGATGGAACAAATTAAAAAGGCCTATCGAACCAAAGCCAAGCGTTACCATCCCGATATCAATAAATCCCCGGATGCTCATGAGAAATTTATTTTAATCAATGAGGCTTTTGAATATTTCGACCAACTGCATAATCACAAAAAATCAAAACAATATAAAGCAGCGCAGGCCACTGCCATGGAAGAATTCTGGCAGGCATGGCACGATTTAGAACGGCAAAAAGCCCGCGAAAGGGCACGTGAACATGCCCGCATGAAATATGAAGCTTATCTGAAATCTGATGTTTACCGAACCACCGAAGCCGTCAATTCAATAGTTGATTTTATTGGTGCTGCTTTTCTGATGCTGTTTATTTTTGGCATCCCTGTTTTTGCTTACCTCCAGGATGCCTTATGGATTGGATTGATTATCATTCTTCCCTCCTTTCCATTATGGATAAAATTTCTGGTCAGCACCTTTAATAAAGAGTTTGTTTTATCGCTTATAGGTTGGCATGCCTCAACAATCCGATCAAAAATATTCAGGTTAATGATTTTTACTTTGATTAATGGCATTGTATTTTTTAACACCGTACTTAATACAGTTGTTACCTGGCAAACTCTATTGATTGTGTATACATCAACCTTTATTATTGCCTATCTGGCATCCATAAAGATACTTTCTAGATATTACAGATATCTGATCCGATTGGTGCTGGCCCCCGGACTTGTAGGGTTAATTTTCTTTGTTAATAGCCTGCAAACAAAATCTCTTCACACTGAATCATATTGGTATACATTTGCACATAATATCAATAGTAAGATATTTTTTACCATCAAATTAGATGATCACCGATACGATAACTACACAGGGATACGATTGTATTTTGATGCTGACCGTTTTATTAGAAACAGCTGCGTTACCTATACTTTTTCTAAAGGTTTACTGGGTCTGGACAGAGTAATAGAAATTGAAACTTCTAATCGGATGCCTGAGATATAA
- the rsgA gene encoding ribosome small subunit-dependent GTPase A has translation MDRKEGLVIKSTGSRYTVLLNDSTLLICRIRGKIRLDEIRSTNPVAVGDEVFVDVMDDEGVISEVKARRNYIIRKSTNLSKESQILAANVDQAVLIVTINYPITTRVFVDRFIAAAEAYRIPVRLIFNKTDRYDPPHKRMLAEWRELYEGIGYPTLAVSAKKEEGLEEIKELLKDKISVLNGHSGVGKSTLINRVEPGLNLKTAEISEIHQSGRHTTTFAEMHPLSFGGYIIDTPGIRGFGLIHIEKEELYHYFREIFNAAKGCRFNNCTHNNEPGCAVKEAVINEEIAQSRYESYLSILLNKNEKYR, from the coding sequence ATGGATAGAAAGGAAGGTCTAGTTATTAAGTCTACAGGTAGCCGTTACACGGTATTGCTCAATGATTCAACCTTATTGATTTGCCGCATTAGAGGTAAAATCAGACTGGATGAAATCAGGAGCACTAATCCCGTGGCTGTTGGTGATGAAGTTTTTGTTGATGTTATGGATGATGAAGGGGTGATTTCAGAAGTTAAGGCACGTCGTAACTATATTATTCGAAAATCAACCAACCTTTCAAAAGAATCGCAGATACTGGCTGCCAATGTTGATCAGGCGGTATTAATTGTTACCATTAACTATCCGATTACAACCCGTGTTTTTGTCGACAGATTTATTGCTGCTGCCGAAGCATACCGAATACCTGTTCGGTTAATATTTAATAAAACAGATCGTTATGATCCGCCTCATAAAAGGATGTTGGCAGAATGGCGGGAATTGTATGAAGGTATTGGATATCCAACACTTGCTGTATCAGCAAAAAAAGAGGAGGGCCTTGAAGAGATTAAAGAATTACTAAAAGATAAAATTAGTGTTCTTAACGGGCATTCAGGTGTTGGTAAATCAACACTCATCAATCGTGTTGAACCTGGCTTGAATTTGAAAACTGCAGAAATCTCAGAAATTCATCAATCAGGACGACATACCACAACATTTGCGGAGATGCATCCGCTAAGTTTCGGCGGTTATATAATTGATACTCCCGGTATCAGAGGTTTTGGATTGATACACATAGAAAAAGAAGAACTTTATCATTATTTCAGAGAAATTTTTAATGCAGCCAAAGGCTGCCGCTTTAACAATTGTACGCATAACAATGAACCCGGTTGTGCTGTAAAAGAAGCAGTAATAAATGAAGAAATAGCGCAGTCGCGTTATGAGAGTTACCTAAGTATCCTTCTAAATAAGAACGAAAAGTATCGTTGA
- a CDS encoding CvpA family protein, whose product MNYFDIVIGLILAFALFKGFKNGLIIELASLAALVLGLLGAIEFSSFTADYLSQHINSNHLGLISFIVTFILIVIGVHLIAKVVDKLVSAIALGPVNRILGAIFSLLKYAFILSVLIAVINGFDKDSKLLSQEMKAESYLYKPVASIAPMVFPYLNFDTVKEKFEDVKEGVDV is encoded by the coding sequence ATGAACTATTTCGATATTGTTATTGGGCTAATTCTGGCTTTTGCCTTATTTAAAGGGTTTAAGAACGGGCTGATTATTGAACTGGCATCGTTGGCTGCTTTAGTGTTGGGCTTATTAGGCGCGATCGAGTTTAGCAGTTTTACAGCTGATTATTTATCACAACATATTAATTCCAATCATTTGGGTCTGATATCTTTTATTGTCACCTTTATTCTAATCGTGATTGGAGTTCATTTGATCGCTAAAGTGGTTGATAAACTGGTTTCGGCTATTGCCCTAGGTCCTGTAAACCGTATTTTAGGAGCCATCTTCAGTTTGCTTAAATATGCTTTTATTCTTAGCGTACTGATTGCAGTAATTAACGGATTCGATAAGGATTCAAAATTGCTATCCCAGGAGATGAAGGCCGAATCATATCTTTATAAACCTGTTGCTTCCATTGCTCCTATGGTTTTCCCATACCTGAACTTCGACACTGTAAAAGAAAAATTTGAAGATGTCAAAGAAGGAGTAGATGTTTAG
- a CDS encoding PAS domain S-box protein, with translation MTNKKEQELYRLEAENKRLKRLITRMHRGIWGIQQGGDLSLKEDEQEQLPLYITSILVAQLPFEERINKVLEALGTFAEVSRIYIFENWDDNKRMKNTFEWCNDGVIPQIEFLQDIQYDEFPHWKKLLTEDGFIKASDIKALPEELHGILASQSIESILVIPLHVNGIFFGFIGFDECSFNREWLPHEFDLLKLASRLISNAYENELNQKQIIKQNSDQKLLLDISRLLVSKLSFGEKIDGSIKKLAEHHLLDQVFVYENGDENGYCCLTNFYQDDSIHKSFDSIQLLNYEKDIPGWLDIFKQTGVFCSATAPLQYRSNNAFVNLLPNNLIVAVPIRSKEAFWGFLVTIGNRNRGCNSFNETAFSTVADMMAGAYERENANLKLKQNRDEILNINREIEKKEAFLQNLLSSAPIGIILVRNRKIEYINSAIMQTSGYLKEELIGSPLADYYYQNKEDEEKINAFYQQIDDEGIASMEVTLRDKIGDPVELRVLGKQMPDNDKDMCYLLISEDISTIKEAEKNLEESEIRNQKIIESTVDGIFIFSIQKDLIFANTAGLNMLGYQFDELANKDLDEIFPDTIFVERFEEAMQQILKGMDFIGDVQLLHNNKEIIHTEIYATGIQLEGKLHAYFSLHNISKRKRKEEELKQSEYKFRALTENSPDHIIRIDRKGTLSFCNAAFLKDFNLDATDCIGKKMNELNMLPEEFISGLNNAIGDVLISKTITPVELEFAFNGQTYAFDWTITPETDDNNNLSSLLLVGRNFTLRKRAEQELIVAKEKAESADNLKSAFLANMSHEIRTPLNAIVGFTNLLNEDFISDEEKVEYIQIINTSSEHLMALINDIVDLAKIESGELSIHLQESNPNEVLEKLFHLYEKRMDLDSKKHLKFYLNLPEDSAQYLVPCDLKRFNQIFTNLLSNAFKFTPKGFIEMGYVREDDDLRFYVRDTGIGISPEKQAIIFDPFRQEEENTAKHYGGTGLGLSISKRLVEAMSSKLELSSEKNKGSEFSFLLPISEKKSEPIIVKIPKQVKETNNLVIPVNVSWPDKIILLVDATSTAQLQMRKNLEQTKITLISARTPNSARELLLKRNDIDLVLMDINMPGLDADEFIQSIRQLGIGIPFIAQSIDIDEKKTNALLTSGFDDSISKPIQKDELLQKINIALKGIHKSQLN, from the coding sequence ATGACAAACAAAAAAGAGCAGGAATTATATCGTCTTGAGGCTGAAAATAAAAGACTTAAGAGATTGATTACACGAATGCACCGTGGCATATGGGGTATTCAACAAGGAGGAGATTTGTCGCTAAAAGAAGATGAACAGGAACAACTTCCCCTATACATCACATCCATCCTGGTAGCTCAACTTCCATTTGAAGAACGAATTAACAAAGTACTCGAAGCTCTTGGTACGTTTGCAGAAGTTAGCCGCATCTATATTTTTGAAAACTGGGATGATAATAAACGAATGAAAAACACCTTTGAATGGTGTAATGACGGAGTTATCCCTCAAATTGAATTTCTTCAGGACATACAGTATGATGAGTTTCCACATTGGAAAAAACTACTAACCGAAGATGGCTTCATAAAAGCATCCGACATAAAAGCATTGCCTGAGGAACTGCATGGAATCCTGGCCTCTCAGAGTATCGAATCCATCCTTGTCATTCCTCTCCATGTGAATGGCATTTTTTTTGGTTTCATTGGCTTTGATGAATGTAGCTTCAATCGCGAATGGTTGCCTCATGAATTTGATTTATTGAAGCTGGCTTCCCGATTGATTTCCAATGCCTATGAAAATGAGTTAAACCAAAAACAAATCATCAAACAAAATTCCGATCAGAAATTACTCCTTGATATCAGTCGTTTATTGGTATCAAAACTATCGTTCGGAGAAAAGATTGATGGCAGCATTAAAAAGCTAGCCGAACACCATCTCTTAGATCAGGTATTTGTATACGAAAATGGTGATGAAAACGGATATTGTTGTTTGACCAATTTCTATCAGGATGATTCAATTCATAAATCTTTTGATTCAATTCAATTATTGAATTATGAGAAAGATATTCCTGGCTGGCTTGATATATTTAAACAAACAGGTGTATTTTGCTCTGCAACTGCTCCTTTACAATACCGTTCAAATAATGCTTTTGTAAACCTGCTGCCCAATAATCTGATTGTTGCGGTGCCCATTCGTTCCAAAGAGGCCTTTTGGGGTTTTTTAGTGACTATTGGAAACAGAAATAGAGGTTGCAACTCATTCAACGAAACAGCCTTCTCAACGGTAGCTGATATGATGGCTGGTGCCTATGAGCGTGAAAATGCCAATCTGAAATTAAAACAGAACCGCGACGAGATTCTGAACATCAACCGCGAAATTGAGAAGAAGGAAGCTTTCTTGCAGAATCTGTTAAGTTCGGCACCAATCGGAATTATCCTGGTTCGAAACAGAAAGATCGAATACATCAATTCTGCCATCATGCAGACCTCCGGCTATCTGAAGGAAGAGCTTATTGGCAGCCCGCTGGCAGATTATTATTACCAGAACAAAGAAGACGAAGAAAAAATAAATGCTTTCTACCAACAGATTGATGATGAAGGTATTGCTTCAATGGAAGTAACTTTAAGAGATAAAATAGGTGATCCTGTAGAATTACGTGTGTTAGGTAAGCAAATGCCTGATAACGACAAGGACATGTGCTATTTGTTGATTTCAGAAGATATCTCAACCATCAAAGAAGCTGAAAAAAATCTGGAAGAAAGCGAGATTCGCAATCAAAAAATAATAGAATCAACTGTTGATGGCATCTTTATTTTCAGTATTCAGAAAGATCTGATCTTTGCAAACACAGCAGGGCTCAACATGCTTGGATATCAATTTGATGAACTCGCAAACAAAGATCTGGATGAAATTTTTCCTGATACTATTTTTGTTGAACGCTTCGAAGAAGCCATGCAACAAATTTTGAAAGGAATGGATTTTATTGGGGATGTTCAATTGCTTCATAACAACAAAGAGATTATTCATACCGAGATTTATGCAACCGGTATCCAGTTGGAGGGTAAACTTCATGCATACTTTTCACTTCACAACATCTCTAAAAGAAAAAGAAAAGAAGAAGAACTTAAGCAAAGCGAATACAAATTCAGAGCCCTTACCGAGAACTCACCTGATCATATTATCCGGATCGATCGTAAAGGTACTTTATCATTCTGTAATGCAGCATTCCTAAAAGATTTTAATCTGGATGCCACTGATTGCATTGGTAAAAAAATGAATGAGCTCAATATGCTACCTGAAGAATTTATTTCAGGCCTTAATAATGCCATTGGGGATGTATTGATTTCGAAAACCATTACACCAGTTGAGTTAGAATTTGCCTTTAACGGCCAGACATACGCATTTGACTGGACAATTACACCCGAAACTGATGATAATAATAACCTGTCGTCGCTACTGTTGGTTGGTAGAAACTTCACTTTGCGTAAAAGAGCAGAGCAGGAACTAATTGTTGCCAAAGAAAAGGCTGAGAGTGCTGACAATCTGAAATCAGCTTTCCTGGCTAATATGAGTCATGAAATCAGAACTCCGTTAAATGCCATTGTTGGTTTTACCAACTTACTGAATGAAGATTTCATCAGTGATGAAGAAAAAGTAGAATATATTCAAATTATCAATACAAGCTCAGAACACCTGATGGCTTTGATTAACGACATTGTGGATCTGGCCAAAATAGAAAGTGGAGAACTGAGCATTCACCTTCAGGAGTCGAATCCTAACGAGGTGCTTGAGAAATTATTCCATTTATATGAAAAACGGATGGATCTGGATTCGAAAAAACACCTTAAGTTTTACCTGAATCTACCTGAAGACAGTGCTCAGTACCTGGTACCTTGTGATCTTAAACGGTTTAACCAGATTTTCACTAATCTGCTTAGTAATGCTTTTAAATTTACACCGAAAGGCTTTATCGAGATGGGTTATGTCAGAGAAGATGATGATTTGAGATTTTATGTTCGTGACACTGGTATTGGTATCAGCCCTGAAAAGCAAGCTATCATTTTCGATCCTTTCAGACAAGAAGAAGAAAACACGGCCAAGCATTATGGAGGAACAGGTTTAGGCCTGTCTATTTCGAAACGTCTGGTTGAAGCCATGAGCAGTAAACTGGAACTTTCTTCAGAGAAAAACAAAGGATCTGAGTTTTCATTTCTTTTACCAATAAGTGAAAAGAAATCAGAACCAATCATTGTTAAAATACCAAAACAGGTTAAAGAAACAAATAACCTTGTAATACCTGTTAATGTAAGCTGGCCCGATAAAATAATTTTATTGGTTGATGCAACCAGCACTGCCCAATTGCAAATGCGCAAAAACCTGGAGCAAACAAAAATAACGTTGATATCAGCACGTACTCCTAATTCAGCAAGAGAATTATTGCTGAAACGTAACGATATTGATCTTGTATTGATGGATATTAATATGCCGGGTCTGGATGCCGACGAATTTATTCAAAGTATCAGACAACTGGGTATTGGCATTCCTTTTATTGCACAATCAATCGACATTGATGAGAAAAAAACAAATGCTCTTTTAACATCTGGCTTTGATGATTCGATAAGTAAACCCATACAAAAAGATGAGTTGTTGCAGAAGATCAATATTGCGCTAAAAGGAATTCATAAATCGCAGTTAAACTAA
- a CDS encoding response regulator has product MKKAIIIAIVSIVFLILSNVYYYVDTYKSQINTQKDILLKQSLIVGEQLNQYFNKTHTNISILVSEVELRKLFKDKAESTEVQKRLELLFHSYSEHLNSLKITDINGNVFELTKGQGNTFISSFGVGDVDEFITSQMYINPQGTKITYVQPLFNQTRVVGYMQFEMMLDAFFNSAFYNFNLEDFHFQWVMKPNGWVVYNTLHKKAFYPVLEGSSEYIKGKKWFYKIHTIHAEYEELKVLTVFNRLDFSGNDYYLAFSMPMDVITSSIARNSIVLVAISIFVVTLIVVVFTVFFRRHVQDERSLKKSEEALRQIIHYLPVGVVLLDGSNRIRQVNKAALRLFAFDDEDQLVGRKANDEVLFENKTRLEKTTYSTQSNKYVFTNKNNEESVILHEQIVFYLLREEYSLQVFVEVSFLEKERRNEELANKAKSTFIANISHELRTPLNSMIGMTDIMLTSDLKEDDREMLNVVKRSADTLLVLINDILDFSKIEAGRFEIESIPFNMQNEVESCVHNFLPKAQQKNLDLTWTSNLLLPSNYMGDLIRFRQVLNNLFSNAIKFTEKGKIHLSIKEVRGLNGSPAIAFTIKDTGIGIRKEKLKTIFNSFSQADESITRKYGGTGLGITISKELVNLMGGEIWAESPSELSNDLDNPGASFTFTLPYRTKGYTKDYNKTSIVSFKQIKTFIITDELMHVNVLLKNLSTLGIDYKVLPPSNDSIDIIRTDDKHQMMVVDHRPDFNGLEFLQEIYNHKLHKRMPVIIQSSDFEPSNTTVAKRLGADAYFRKPVNYQVLKDFILKSFPNVANHIAIEPKQLNVLVAEDNILNQRLAKNLFRKIGQEIDVANNGMEALNKMRSKKYDIVFMDVMMPEMDGLAAIKQIKIEMSECPVIAMTASVDETDKQVVMEAGMDDFIMKPTRLDDLSRMLDKWCNL; this is encoded by the coding sequence ATGAAGAAAGCCATCATTATAGCTATTGTTAGTATTGTCTTTCTTATACTTTCCAATGTATACTATTACGTTGATACTTATAAAAGTCAGATAAATACTCAGAAGGATATTCTGCTTAAGCAATCATTAATTGTTGGTGAACAGTTAAATCAATACTTCAATAAAACCCATACAAATATCTCTATATTAGTATCTGAGGTTGAGCTTCGAAAATTATTTAAGGATAAGGCAGAGTCAACTGAAGTACAAAAACGACTGGAATTACTTTTTCATAGCTATTCTGAGCACTTGAATTCGTTAAAAATTACGGATATCAATGGTAATGTGTTCGAGTTGACTAAAGGGCAAGGGAATACTTTTATATCATCTTTTGGTGTAGGTGATGTGGATGAGTTTATTACTAGCCAAATGTATATAAATCCTCAAGGAACAAAGATTACCTATGTTCAGCCCTTATTTAATCAAACCAGGGTCGTTGGTTATATGCAGTTTGAAATGATGTTGGATGCATTTTTTAATTCTGCCTTTTACAATTTTAATCTCGAAGATTTTCATTTTCAATGGGTGATGAAACCCAATGGATGGGTTGTATACAATACTTTGCATAAGAAAGCTTTTTATCCTGTGTTGGAAGGTTCTTCGGAATATATTAAAGGGAAAAAATGGTTTTATAAGATTCATACTATTCATGCTGAATATGAAGAATTAAAGGTGCTTACGGTCTTTAACAGGTTAGATTTTAGTGGTAATGATTACTATCTGGCCTTTTCAATGCCAATGGATGTGATAACTTCTTCAATTGCACGTAATTCTATTGTTTTAGTTGCCATATCAATATTTGTTGTTACGCTTATTGTTGTTGTATTTACTGTATTTTTCAGGCGACATGTACAAGATGAGCGAAGTTTAAAAAAATCAGAAGAGGCTTTAAGGCAAATTATTCATTACCTACCAGTAGGTGTGGTGCTTCTGGATGGATCTAACAGAATACGACAGGTTAATAAAGCCGCCTTAAGATTATTTGCTTTCGATGATGAAGATCAGTTGGTTGGCCGTAAGGCAAACGATGAGGTCTTATTTGAAAATAAAACGCGACTTGAAAAAACAACTTATTCAACACAATCAAACAAATATGTATTTACCAATAAAAACAATGAAGAATCTGTAATACTGCATGAGCAGATTGTGTTTTACTTGTTGCGTGAAGAATACAGTTTACAGGTTTTTGTTGAGGTATCTTTTCTTGAGAAAGAAAGGAGGAATGAAGAGTTGGCCAACAAAGCAAAATCCACTTTTATTGCCAATATCAGCCACGAGTTACGAACTCCTCTGAATAGCATGATAGGGATGACAGATATTATGTTGACATCTGATTTAAAAGAGGATGACCGTGAAATGTTGAATGTTGTTAAACGCTCTGCCGATACACTATTGGTGTTGATCAATGATATTCTTGATTTCTCAAAAATTGAAGCCGGTCGCTTTGAGATCGAATCCATTCCTTTTAACATGCAGAACGAAGTTGAAAGTTGTGTGCATAATTTCCTTCCAAAAGCGCAGCAGAAAAATCTGGATTTAACCTGGACAAGTAATCTCTTGTTGCCAAGTAATTACATGGGCGATCTCATTCGTTTTCGACAGGTGTTAAATAATTTATTTAGCAATGCTATTAAATTTACAGAGAAGGGCAAAATTCATCTCAGTATAAAAGAGGTAAGAGGTTTAAATGGTTCTCCCGCAATTGCGTTTACGATTAAGGATACAGGTATTGGAATAAGAAAAGAAAAGCTTAAAACAATCTTCAATTCATTTTCGCAGGCTGATGAGAGTATTACGCGCAAGTATGGAGGTACCGGCTTAGGTATTACCATTTCGAAGGAGTTAGTCAATCTGATGGGAGGTGAAATCTGGGCAGAAAGCCCGTCTGAATTATCCAACGATCTGGATAATCCGGGGGCTTCATTTACCTTTACTTTACCTTATAGAACCAAAGGATACACAAAGGATTATAATAAAACTAGCATTGTCTCTTTTAAACAGATTAAAACTTTTATCATCACTGATGAGCTGATGCATGTAAATGTTTTGCTAAAGAATTTGTCCACATTAGGCATTGATTATAAGGTATTACCTCCATCCAATGATAGTATTGATATAATTAGAACAGATGATAAGCATCAGATGATGGTGGTCGATCATCGTCCTGACTTTAATGGATTGGAATTCTTACAGGAGATTTATAATCATAAACTGCACAAGCGGATGCCTGTGATCATTCAAAGTTCAGATTTTGAACCAAGTAACACTACTGTTGCTAAACGTCTTGGAGCAGATGCTTATTTTCGTAAGCCTGTAAATTATCAGGTTTTAAAAGATTTTATTTTGAAATCGTTCCCGAATGTGGCTAATCACATTGCAATTGAGCCAAAACAATTAAATGTGTTGGTTGCTGAAGATAATATATTGAATCAACGCTTGGCTAAGAATCTTTTCAGAAAGATAGGTCAGGAAATTGATGTGGCCAACAATGGTATGGAAGCTTTAAATAAGATGAGAAGCAAGAAGTATGACATTGTTTTTATGGATGTGATGATGCCGGAAATGGATGGATTAGCAGCAATTAAACAGATTAAAATAGAAATGTCTGAATGCCCGGTTATTGCAATGACTGCCAGTGTTGATGAAACCGATAAACAAGTCGTAATGGAGGCCGGAATGGATGATTTTATTATGAAACCGACCCGTCTGGATGATTTATCACGTATGCTTGATAAGTGGTGTAATTTATAA
- a CDS encoding deoxynucleoside kinase encodes MHIAIAGNIGSGKTSLTELLAHHYGWEPHYEDVDENPYLADFYDDMPRWSFNLQVYFLKSRFSSVQQFRAAGQTVIQDRTIYEDAYIFAPNLYDMGLMSRRDFDNYFSLFQLMSSFVQAPDLLIYLRASIPTLVNQIQMRGRSYENNIRLEYLKRLNERYEAWIQGYNSGKLLIIDANEIDFIKNKSDLSMIIDKVDAQIHGLF; translated from the coding sequence ATGCATATTGCTATTGCAGGAAATATTGGATCGGGCAAAACATCTTTAACCGAATTATTGGCTCATCACTATGGCTGGGAACCTCATTACGAAGATGTGGATGAAAACCCGTATCTGGCCGATTTTTATGACGATATGCCACGTTGGTCGTTTAATCTGCAGGTCTACTTCTTAAAAAGCCGATTTTCTTCCGTACAGCAGTTTCGTGCAGCCGGTCAAACGGTTATCCAAGACAGAACCATTTACGAAGACGCTTATATTTTTGCTCCCAACCTTTATGATATGGGCCTGATGAGTCGAAGAGATTTTGATAATTACTTTTCTCTTTTTCAGTTGATGAGCAGCTTTGTTCAGGCTCCCGACCTGTTAATATACCTGAGAGCCTCTATTCCTACTCTTGTTAACCAGATTCAGATGCGTGGCAGAAGCTATGAAAACAATATCCGCCTTGAATATCTAAAGAGACTTAACGAACGTTATGAAGCATGGATTCAGGGTTACAACAGTGGTAAGCTTTTAATTATTGATGCTAACGAAATTGATTTTATAAAAAATAAATCAGACTTGAGTATGATTATTGATAAGGTGGATGCTCAAATTCATGGCTTGTTTTAA